Proteins encoded by one window of Roseibium sp. Sym1:
- a CDS encoding winged helix-turn-helix domain-containing protein, translating into MKGEHVPRADALVFTFDGYELDGARFELRHNGERVAIEPQVLSLLLLLAENRDRMVSKDELIEHVWDGRIVSETAVAARIKVARRAVGDTGSAQKVIRTIHGKGFRFVAETGVTGTLEKPRPARSGLMTEEQAAPAIEDVLKSARDGRPSIAVLPFQYFGEPGRHEIVADALPADIIADLSRLHWLFVIARGSSFRFRGHDVDPLSIGRQLGVRYGLTGTVEVSGESVTIGVSLIDMTSGGTIWVEQYRGNLTELHQLRPEIESHVVASLAVQIPQNEVRIARRRAPGELDAWACFHLGLDHMYRFNRQDNARAAALFTQSLESDRYFSGAMGGLSFTHFQSAFMRFGEDPEAEVEQARTLAQQAVETDRLDPFAHFNVGRCSWLEGRLEESIAWFDRATSLSPSFAQGVYTRGLVSVMAGKADEADTDLTLALDLSPLDPLAYGMVSARALVQLQLGNRDRAQELAVKAALMPGAHKHIALIAALTSHLVGKDADARRWLARAQQADPAISSEVFFASFPFAENSARETLEKGLRDLGV; encoded by the coding sequence GTGAAAGGGGAACATGTGCCGCGAGCCGATGCCTTGGTGTTCACCTTTGACGGATATGAACTGGACGGCGCACGTTTCGAATTGCGCCACAACGGCGAACGTGTGGCGATTGAGCCGCAGGTGCTCTCCCTCCTGCTGCTGCTGGCGGAAAACCGCGACCGGATGGTCAGCAAGGACGAACTGATCGAGCATGTCTGGGACGGACGGATCGTCTCCGAAACCGCGGTGGCTGCGCGGATCAAGGTGGCGCGCAGGGCCGTCGGGGACACCGGCAGCGCGCAAAAAGTCATCCGTACCATCCATGGCAAGGGGTTCCGGTTTGTCGCGGAAACCGGGGTAACCGGTACTCTGGAAAAGCCCCGCCCGGCGAGGTCCGGCCTGATGACCGAAGAGCAGGCCGCCCCGGCAATCGAGGACGTGCTCAAGAGCGCGCGCGACGGGCGGCCATCCATCGCCGTCCTGCCGTTCCAGTATTTTGGCGAACCGGGTCGGCATGAGATTGTGGCGGATGCCCTGCCCGCCGACATCATTGCGGATCTGTCACGCCTGCACTGGCTGTTCGTCATCGCACGCGGATCGAGCTTCCGCTTTCGCGGCCACGATGTGGACCCGCTGTCCATTGGCCGGCAGCTCGGCGTGCGCTACGGCCTCACCGGCACGGTCGAAGTATCGGGCGAAAGCGTCACAATCGGCGTCTCGCTGATCGACATGACCAGCGGCGGCACGATCTGGGTGGAACAATACCGCGGCAACCTGACCGAATTGCACCAGCTCAGGCCGGAAATCGAAAGCCATGTGGTCGCCAGTCTGGCGGTGCAGATCCCGCAGAACGAAGTGCGGATCGCGCGCAGACGCGCTCCGGGAGAACTCGACGCATGGGCGTGCTTCCACCTGGGTCTGGATCACATGTACCGCTTCAATCGGCAGGACAACGCCCGCGCGGCTGCGCTGTTCACACAATCGCTGGAGAGCGACCGCTATTTTTCCGGCGCCATGGGCGGGCTGTCCTTCACGCATTTTCAGTCAGCCTTCATGCGCTTCGGCGAAGACCCCGAGGCGGAGGTGGAACAGGCCCGCACACTGGCTCAGCAGGCCGTGGAGACCGACCGTCTCGATCCCTTTGCCCATTTCAATGTCGGGCGATGTTCCTGGCTCGAAGGACGGCTGGAAGAGTCGATCGCCTGGTTCGACCGGGCGACGAGCCTCAGCCCCAGTTTCGCGCAGGGCGTCTACACACGCGGGCTGGTGAGCGTGATGGCGGGCAAGGCGGATGAGGCCGATACCGATCTCACGCTGGCCCTGGACCTCAGCCCGCTCGACCCGCTCGCCTATGGCATGGTGTCGGCACGCGCGCTGGTGCAATTGCAGCTCGGCAACAGGGACAGGGCACAGGAACTTGCCGTGAAAGCCGCGCTGATGCCCGGCGCACACAAGCATATCGCGCTGATCGCGGCGCTGACCTCGCACCTTGTCGGCAAGGATGCCGACGCACGGCGATGGCTTGCACGGGCGCAACAGGCGGATCCGGCAATCAGCTCGGAAGTTTTCTTCGCGTCTTTCCCCTTTGCCGAGAACAGCGCCCGCGAAACGCTCGAGAAAGGCCTGCGGGACCTGGGGGTCTGA
- a CDS encoding ArsR/SmtB family transcription factor has protein sequence MSSTDDSDRIFKALADGRRRRLLDLLKDAPQTTGALCAAFPDLDRCTVMQHMKVLEAADLIIVQRKGRERWNHLNALPIKKIHDRWIGDYAENAVNLLDRLKTDLETPPN, from the coding sequence ATGTCAAGCACGGACGATTCGGACAGGATTTTCAAGGCGCTGGCCGATGGCCGGCGGCGGCGCCTGCTCGATCTTCTGAAGGATGCGCCGCAAACCACCGGTGCGCTGTGCGCGGCCTTTCCCGATCTCGACCGCTGCACGGTGATGCAGCACATGAAGGTGCTGGAGGCGGCGGACCTGATCATCGTCCAGCGCAAGGGCCGCGAGCGCTGGAATCATCTCAACGCCCTGCCGATCAAGAAAATTCATGATCGCTGGATCGGCGACTACGCGGAAAATGCCGTCAATTTGCTCGACCGGCTCAAAACCGATCTCGAAACGCCGCCGAATTGA
- a CDS encoding arylamine N-acetyltransferase family protein — MPFDLPAYLTRIGLETCSADLDGLRSVQAAQISAIPFENVLPFLGQVPELGADSLWRKLVVERCGGYCFELNSLLGEALEALGFSARQVLARVRQGAAEGGARSHLAFVVTLDGAEWLVDAGFGGQAPAEPVRVSQEPQPIRDQSYRIRFEAASGEHVLERLTADRWFPLYGFDRVDVRRADIEGANFLCAASPKMPFARSLKFYRLTEEGFFSFLDGRARLVGDGEAREWQIRDAEELTRFLRRDLGLGYDDAVLRDLAGRLEDLAATPTGTA; from the coding sequence ATGCCTTTCGACCTCCCCGCCTATCTCACGCGCATCGGCCTTGAAACCTGCTCTGCCGATCTTGATGGCCTGAGGTCGGTTCAGGCAGCGCAGATCAGCGCGATCCCGTTCGAGAACGTGCTGCCGTTCCTGGGCCAGGTGCCGGAGCTTGGCGCGGACAGTCTCTGGCGGAAACTCGTCGTTGAGCGTTGCGGCGGCTACTGTTTCGAGCTGAATTCGCTGCTTGGCGAAGCACTGGAAGCTCTCGGGTTTTCCGCGCGCCAGGTGCTCGCCCGCGTGCGCCAGGGCGCGGCGGAAGGCGGCGCCCGGTCTCACCTCGCCTTTGTCGTGACTTTGGACGGCGCCGAGTGGCTGGTCGATGCCGGCTTCGGCGGCCAGGCGCCGGCCGAACCGGTCCGGGTCTCGCAAGAGCCCCAGCCGATCCGCGACCAGAGCTACCGCATCCGCTTCGAGGCCGCCTCCGGCGAACATGTGCTGGAGCGCCTGACGGCGGACCGCTGGTTTCCGCTCTATGGCTTCGACCGGGTGGACGTGCGCCGCGCCGATATCGAGGGCGCCAATTTCCTGTGCGCGGCTTCGCCGAAAATGCCCTTCGCCCGGAGCCTGAAATTCTACCGGCTGACGGAGGAAGGCTTCTTCAGTTTCCTGGACGGACGCGCGCGGCTGGTGGGGGACGGCGAGGCCCGCGAGTGGCAGATCCGGGACGCAGAAGAGCTGACGCGGTTCCTGCGCCGGGATCTCGGGCTCGGCTATGATGACGCGGTCCTTCGGGATCTGGCCGGGCGGTTAGAGGACCTGGCCGCCACACCTACCGGCACAGCCTGA
- a CDS encoding nitrilase family protein has protein sequence MTLRVSSVQFQHRAGDKAYNLERIDQLSRSAARAGSRLVAFPEMCICGYWHVPKLDEGALRLLAEPLAGPAISFVARLARELGMAIGAGFLELGDDSGLYNSYAVCMPDGRIHRHRKLHAWEHRLMSSGDTYTVFDTPWGIRAGILICWDNNIIENARATALLGAEMLIAPHQAGGGQSASPHAMKRIPVEKWIRRLEDPEAMEAEIRGPNGREWFMRWLPSRAHDNGMFLVFSNGIGQDEDEVRTGNAMILDPYGRIVAETWEAADAIVTADLDLDLLNKCTGQRWLRGRRPELYGALTEPNPNGLSAMDARFSEAPTR, from the coding sequence ATGACGTTGAGGGTTTCTTCCGTACAGTTTCAGCATCGGGCGGGCGACAAGGCCTATAATCTGGAGCGAATTGATCAACTTTCGCGCTCGGCCGCCCGGGCCGGCAGCCGGCTTGTCGCCTTTCCGGAAATGTGCATTTGCGGCTATTGGCATGTCCCGAAACTCGATGAAGGGGCATTGCGCCTGCTCGCGGAACCGCTGGCAGGCCCGGCGATCTCGTTTGTCGCGCGATTGGCCCGGGAGCTCGGCATGGCGATCGGCGCCGGGTTTCTGGAACTCGGCGACGACAGCGGGCTCTACAATTCCTATGCGGTCTGCATGCCCGATGGCCGGATCCACCGGCACCGTAAACTGCATGCCTGGGAACATCGCCTCATGTCGAGCGGTGACACCTATACGGTCTTCGACACACCCTGGGGCATCCGGGCGGGCATCCTGATCTGCTGGGACAACAACATCATCGAAAATGCCCGCGCGACCGCGTTGCTGGGCGCGGAGATGCTGATCGCCCCTCACCAGGCAGGTGGCGGGCAGTCCGCGAGCCCGCATGCCATGAAACGCATTCCCGTCGAAAAATGGATACGGCGTCTTGAAGATCCCGAAGCGATGGAAGCGGAGATCCGGGGACCCAACGGCCGGGAATGGTTCATGAGGTGGTTGCCGTCGCGGGCTCACGACAACGGCATGTTTCTGGTCTTCAGCAACGGCATCGGCCAGGACGAAGACGAGGTTCGGACCGGCAACGCCATGATCCTCGACCCTTACGGACGGATTGTGGCCGAGACCTGGGAGGCGGCCGACGCCATCGTGACCGCCGATCTGGACCTCGATTTGCTCAACAAGTGCACGGGGCAGCGCTGGCTGCGTGGACGGCGGCCGGAACTCTACGGTGCCTTGACCGAGCCGAACCCGAACGGCCTTTCGGCGATGGACGCGCGCTTCTCCGAAGCGCCGACACGCTAG
- a CDS encoding IS110 family transposase: MSVLECAPSHVVGIDVSKDTLVVFDQTQQRLTSIDNNRDAIAKLVASFGPDALVVCEPTGGHEALLVSELIAQGVACHRADTLKVQAFIKSFGRLAKTDAIDAKALAQYGEERWKQLPLLQPKDEAQGELAALVSRREGLMAIKIAETNRLKAPANNRRLVRSFKTVIACVQRQIDRIDEEIEDLIASSQTLSRRMQICCSLPGVGERTAIALLATMPELGTLTRRQAASLAGLAPHPRDSGTLKGYRKMRGGRPEVRKGVFMAALAGSRAKGPLSAFYQRLIENGKKPIVAISALMRKIIVILNAKIRDEMSAMS, translated from the coding sequence ATGAGCGTTCTTGAATGTGCACCGTCCCATGTGGTCGGTATTGATGTTTCCAAAGACACTTTGGTGGTCTTTGATCAGACACAGCAGAGACTGACGAGTATCGACAACAATCGGGACGCGATCGCCAAACTGGTCGCCTCTTTTGGTCCGGACGCACTGGTTGTGTGCGAGCCCACTGGCGGACACGAGGCTCTCCTGGTGAGTGAGCTGATAGCGCAAGGCGTTGCCTGCCACCGGGCCGACACCCTGAAGGTCCAGGCGTTCATTAAGTCTTTCGGCCGGCTGGCAAAAACCGATGCCATCGATGCCAAGGCACTTGCTCAATATGGCGAAGAACGCTGGAAACAGCTCCCGCTGCTCCAACCCAAAGACGAGGCACAAGGGGAGCTGGCTGCGTTGGTAAGCCGGCGGGAGGGGCTCATGGCGATCAAGATAGCCGAGACCAATCGCTTGAAGGCCCCTGCCAACAACAGGAGACTTGTGAGATCGTTCAAGACCGTCATTGCCTGTGTGCAGAGGCAAATCGACCGGATCGACGAGGAGATCGAAGACCTGATCGCCTCCTCCCAGACCCTGTCACGACGCATGCAGATCTGCTGTTCTTTGCCTGGTGTGGGGGAACGGACAGCCATTGCCTTGCTCGCAACGATGCCAGAGCTGGGTACCCTAACCCGAAGGCAGGCTGCTTCCCTCGCGGGGCTGGCGCCGCACCCCAGAGACAGCGGAACCCTAAAAGGCTACCGCAAAATGCGGGGAGGACGACCCGAAGTTCGCAAAGGCGTCTTTATGGCCGCACTGGCTGGATCGCGAGCAAAAGGACCGTTAAGTGCCTTCTATCAAAGGCTTATTGAAAACGGAAAGAAGCCTATCGTAGCCATCTCCGCACTCATGAGAAAGATCATCGTCATCCTAAATGCAAAAATCAGAGACGAAATGAGCGCAATGAGTTGA
- a CDS encoding LysR family transcriptional regulator, with protein MEVKLLHAFVELAETGHYGRAAEKLHVTQSTLSKQIKALEDSVGGAVFERGRHGACLTSLGELLLKEARPFLRHGDELGAKMRAAMAGRTGHLTIAFGISTLATAPRLITRFRQAVPDCQITLNDMSSTTQHQRILAGRLDLGFCRAPENTDDLSFVPVLTEHLALVVPPGTTIPPQDRLFELNDLGFVKLSSPRGPGLDAQIGLWCGHNGFKPRIIQQADDILTVHSVVAAGLGAAMLPWHGAAALGGRTDRKKLDGPASHWPVGLCWRTRDSNPLLLHFVDHVTQATDQAREPAS; from the coding sequence ATGGAAGTGAAACTGCTGCACGCGTTCGTCGAACTCGCCGAAACCGGTCACTACGGCCGGGCGGCGGAGAAACTGCATGTCACGCAGTCGACGCTTTCCAAGCAGATCAAGGCTCTGGAAGACAGCGTCGGCGGGGCCGTCTTCGAACGTGGGCGGCACGGTGCCTGCCTCACTTCGCTGGGCGAGCTGCTCCTGAAGGAAGCACGCCCCTTTCTCAGGCACGGCGATGAACTTGGCGCAAAGATGCGCGCTGCCATGGCGGGCCGTACAGGTCACCTCACCATTGCCTTCGGCATCTCGACCCTCGCGACCGCGCCTCGCCTGATCACCCGTTTCCGGCAGGCGGTTCCCGATTGCCAGATCACGCTGAACGACATGTCGTCGACCACGCAGCATCAACGCATCCTTGCCGGCCGTCTCGATCTCGGTTTCTGCAGGGCACCGGAAAATACGGACGACCTGTCGTTTGTGCCTGTTCTGACGGAACACCTGGCGCTCGTCGTTCCCCCCGGCACCACCATCCCCCCGCAAGACCGGCTGTTTGAATTGAACGACCTCGGCTTTGTGAAACTGTCGTCCCCGCGCGGACCGGGCCTCGACGCGCAGATCGGTCTCTGGTGCGGGCACAACGGCTTCAAGCCGCGGATCATTCAGCAGGCCGACGACATCCTGACCGTGCATTCCGTCGTCGCCGCCGGGCTGGGAGCAGCCATGCTTCCCTGGCACGGAGCGGCGGCTCTCGGGGGCCGGACGGATCGAAAGAAGCTGGATGGCCCCGCGTCGCATTGGCCGGTGGGCCTGTGCTGGCGGACAAGGGACAGCAATCCGCTGCTGCTCCACTTTGTCGACCATGTCACGCAGGCAACAGACCAGGCACGCGAGCCTGCGTCATGA
- a CDS encoding HD domain-containing protein, which produces MMTTAQAQNELDRHLAGSRKARHSQIVSHLMKNLAETKRQNAELWEVVGLCHDLDDDVTKSNRQLHGIVTARWLEDRLPEEALEAIKAHDHRTGIQSHTELADALKLADALAIAAEDAGREFIAQIHTDSGWQNLSARLANDRPYLCPIIAELAGRMNLGNSDLVRMFEKAPHL; this is translated from the coding sequence ATGATGACCACTGCTCAGGCGCAAAACGAACTGGATAGGCATCTAGCGGGGAGCCGGAAAGCAAGGCACTCGCAGATCGTGTCACATTTGATGAAGAACCTCGCCGAAACCAAGCGACAAAACGCAGAGCTGTGGGAAGTCGTTGGGCTGTGTCACGATCTCGATGACGATGTGACCAAGAGCAATCGGCAGCTACACGGGATTGTCACCGCAAGGTGGTTAGAAGACAGATTGCCAGAAGAGGCGCTTGAAGCGATCAAAGCACACGACCACCGAACGGGAATTCAGTCTCATACGGAGCTTGCCGATGCGCTGAAGCTAGCCGACGCACTGGCAATCGCAGCCGAGGATGCCGGGCGGGAATTTATCGCACAGATCCACACGGACAGCGGCTGGCAAAATCTCTCCGCCCGTTTGGCAAACGACAGACCATATCTGTGTCCGATCATTGCCGAGCTTGCTGGTCGAATGAACCTTGGCAACTCTGATTTGGTTCGCATGTTCGAAAAGGCACCGCATTTGTGA
- a CDS encoding SRPBCC family protein, which produces MSDPEIRLERTSKAPVDRLWETLVRPALWWGEDVLLEPRPGGLFHEPWRDVEGQHHTRGKVLEIEPPRLLRLSWRDDDWDFGTQVRFSLSGKGEGSRILMCHSGWQAAPEPRQAGLLDDHRGGWNHHLGNLVACAEQRSSTLKDEVGA; this is translated from the coding sequence ATGAGCGATCCGGAGATCCGGCTGGAGAGGACGAGCAAGGCGCCGGTGGACCGGCTTTGGGAGACACTCGTCCGGCCGGCGCTGTGGTGGGGAGAGGACGTGCTTCTGGAGCCGCGCCCCGGTGGTTTGTTTCACGAGCCCTGGCGCGATGTGGAGGGGCAGCATCACACACGCGGCAAGGTGCTTGAGATCGAACCGCCGCGGCTGCTGCGCCTGAGCTGGCGCGACGATGACTGGGACTTCGGGACGCAGGTGCGCTTCTCGCTGTCCGGGAAGGGGGAAGGCAGCCGGATCCTGATGTGCCATTCGGGCTGGCAGGCGGCACCGGAGCCCCGTCAGGCCGGACTTCTGGACGATCATCGCGGCGGCTGGAACCATCATCTCGGCAATCTGGTCGCCTGCGCCGAGCAACGATCCTCAACACTGAAAGACGAGGTAGGGGCATGA
- a CDS encoding tautomerase family protein, which translates to MPLVTIDVIKNVFTPEQKHDLIEKVTEAMVAVEGEAMRPVTWVRIMEVEQGDWAIGGQRLGAADVHAMSGKKVA; encoded by the coding sequence ATGCCTCTCGTAACGATTGATGTCATCAAGAACGTTTTCACCCCCGAACAGAAGCACGACCTGATCGAAAAGGTGACCGAAGCCATGGTTGCCGTGGAAGGCGAAGCCATGCGCCCGGTGACCTGGGTCCGCATCATGGAAGTCGAGCAGGGTGACTGGGCCATTGGCGGCCAGCGCCTCGGGGCAGCTGACGTCCACGCAATGTCGGGCAAGAAAGTCGCCTGA
- a CDS encoding VOC family protein — translation MRFVNPLPFVTDMERSRHFYRDMLGLEIIADHGNFVLFAGGFALHEGTSLLAATYGAAAADNTRRHAEQEPGPTGFGRNNLVLYFEVEDEDSLDAAFARLRDRVDLIHPLRREPWGGRVFRFRDPDGHIIEVGEPDAQGDLS, via the coding sequence ATGCGCTTCGTGAACCCCCTGCCGTTTGTCACCGACATGGAGCGGTCCAGGCACTTCTACCGCGACATGCTCGGACTTGAGATCATTGCCGATCACGGCAACTTCGTCCTTTTCGCCGGCGGTTTCGCCCTGCATGAGGGAACCTCCCTCCTCGCGGCAACGTACGGGGCCGCGGCGGCAGACAACACTAGGCGCCACGCCGAACAAGAACCGGGGCCCACAGGCTTCGGAAGGAACAATCTGGTTCTCTATTTTGAAGTGGAGGACGAAGACAGCCTGGACGCGGCTTTTGCCCGCCTCCGGGACAGGGTCGACCTCATCCATCCGCTGCGCCGCGAACCCTGGGGAGGCCGTGTCTTCCGGTTCCGCGATCCCGACGGCCACATCATCGAGGTCGGAGAACCGGACGCTCAGGGTGACCTGTCCTGA
- a CDS encoding SRPBCC family protein — MTRPSFRIAGRIAKPVSEVFEAVVNPDRLSAYFTTGGADGRLETGVTVHWDFADFPGRFPVRVARVEKDREIVLSWAAHEAGEVSSTGKMPEAAGYDTTVTMTFEALEDGRTLVTISEEGWRETPGAVKASYGNCEGWTQMLCALKAWLEHGVNLREGFYR; from the coding sequence ATGACCAGGCCATCATTCCGGATCGCGGGCCGGATCGCGAAGCCGGTCTCCGAAGTGTTCGAGGCCGTCGTCAATCCGGACAGGCTGTCGGCCTATTTCACCACCGGCGGCGCGGACGGACGGCTGGAGACCGGCGTCACCGTTCACTGGGACTTTGCCGACTTTCCCGGAAGGTTCCCCGTCAGGGTCGCGCGGGTCGAAAAGGACAGGGAAATCGTTCTCAGCTGGGCCGCCCATGAAGCGGGCGAGGTGAGCTCCACCGGCAAGATGCCGGAGGCGGCGGGGTACGACACCACCGTCACGATGACGTTCGAAGCGCTCGAGGACGGCCGCACGCTGGTGACCATCAGCGAAGAGGGCTGGCGCGAGACCCCGGGCGCGGTGAAGGCCTCCTACGGCAATTGCGAAGGCTGGACCCAGATGCTCTGCGCCCTGAAGGCTTGGCTGGAGCACGGCGTGAACCTGCGCGAGGGGTTTTACCGGTAG
- the glk gene encoding glucokinase: MILAGDIGATKVHLGLYRESDGGLRAVRDARFAVREYDGLTQVVRRFLGGATVSGAWFGVPGPVSEGRARMANLAWPVDGRALQEELGLRKVGIVNDLEAAGHGLCKLMAGQLVTLNGGESRPHGAVALIAAGTGLGESFLTFDGTAHVPHPSEGSHADFAPRNDDEIDLLRYLRRKYGGRVSVERVVSGLGLANIYAFLRDERRMEEPGWLSDELAASEDRNAVITAAANAGRNALCEKTLEMFVSALGAEAGNLGLKTLSTGGLYIGGGIAPHIAELLKEGHFLHAFTDKGRLSHLLMDMPVHIITDSDAALLGVAACAEAKCGDR, encoded by the coding sequence ATGATCCTTGCAGGGGACATCGGCGCTACGAAGGTCCATCTCGGCTTGTACCGGGAAAGCGACGGCGGGCTGCGGGCGGTACGTGACGCCCGTTTCGCGGTCAGGGAGTATGACGGGCTAACCCAGGTGGTCCGCCGGTTTCTCGGGGGAGCCACGGTTTCAGGCGCCTGGTTCGGCGTGCCGGGGCCGGTCAGCGAAGGCCGGGCCCGGATGGCGAACCTGGCGTGGCCGGTCGACGGACGTGCTCTTCAAGAAGAGCTTGGTCTTCGGAAGGTCGGCATCGTCAATGATCTTGAGGCGGCCGGCCACGGCCTTTGCAAACTGATGGCCGGCCAGTTGGTCACGCTCAACGGGGGCGAAAGCCGCCCCCATGGCGCCGTGGCCCTGATCGCGGCGGGAACCGGACTGGGAGAAAGCTTCCTGACCTTTGACGGCACGGCGCATGTGCCGCATCCCTCGGAAGGCAGTCATGCGGACTTTGCGCCCCGCAACGATGACGAAATCGACTTGCTGCGCTACCTGAGGCGCAAGTATGGCGGCCGTGTCAGTGTCGAGCGAGTTGTCAGCGGCCTGGGCCTTGCGAATATCTACGCATTCTTGCGGGACGAGCGGCGCATGGAGGAACCCGGCTGGCTCTCGGACGAACTGGCCGCCTCCGAGGATCGCAATGCCGTCATAACAGCTGCGGCGAACGCGGGAAGAAACGCCCTTTGTGAGAAGACCCTGGAGATGTTCGTGTCGGCCCTGGGGGCCGAAGCCGGTAATCTCGGGTTGAAGACCTTGTCGACCGGAGGGCTCTACATCGGTGGCGGAATTGCGCCCCATATTGCAGAATTGCTGAAAGAGGGGCACTTCCTGCACGCGTTCACCGACAAGGGACGGCTGAGCCACCTGCTCATGGACATGCCGGTCCATATCATAACGGACAGCGACGCCGCCCTGCTGGGCGTTGCGGCCTGTGCGGAGGCCAAATGCGGTGACCGTTAG
- the serA gene encoding phosphoglycerate dehydrogenase, which produces MMHGLSRPKNQIRWLLLEGISPTARAVLEKNGYTNVEVLAGALEKDALIEKLQGVQILGIRSRTQVTEEVLEAAKSLVAVGCFSVGTNQVDLTGTLTRGIPVFNAPFSNTRSVAELTVAEIVMLMRGVFPKSSAAHEGRWLKTATGSHEVRGKTLGIIGYGNIGTQLSNLAEAMGLRVIYFDLVDKLQHGNVIPTESLDSLLEASDVVSLHVPDTEATRNMFGADEIAKMKKGSFLINNARGKVVDIDALAAALKSGHLAGAAIDVFPVEPKSNKDEFVSPLRGLDNVILTPHVGGSTEEAQDRIGEEVSKRLVEYSDVGSTIGAVSFPQVQLPKGTEATRFIQVHHNAPGAMRTLNDLFTRHNLNIFAQYMQSHQDIGYVVLDVDSRVEDPVSILEEIRALPNTIRARLLNRV; this is translated from the coding sequence ATGATGCACGGTCTCTCCCGGCCGAAAAACCAGATCCGCTGGCTGCTGCTGGAAGGCATCTCGCCGACCGCGCGCGCGGTTCTTGAAAAGAACGGTTACACCAATGTGGAAGTCCTGGCCGGCGCGCTGGAAAAGGACGCGCTGATCGAGAAGCTGCAGGGCGTACAGATCCTCGGCATCCGCTCGCGCACGCAGGTGACCGAGGAAGTCCTGGAAGCCGCCAAGTCGCTCGTGGCCGTCGGCTGTTTTTCCGTCGGCACCAACCAGGTCGATCTCACCGGCACCCTGACCCGCGGCATTCCGGTCTTCAACGCACCGTTTTCCAACACCCGCTCGGTTGCCGAACTGACGGTCGCCGAGATCGTCATGCTGATGCGCGGTGTCTTCCCGAAATCCTCCGCCGCCCATGAGGGCCGCTGGCTGAAGACGGCCACCGGCTCGCACGAGGTGCGCGGCAAGACGCTCGGCATCATCGGCTACGGCAACATCGGCACGCAGCTCTCCAACCTGGCCGAGGCCATGGGCCTGCGGGTGATCTATTTCGATCTGGTCGACAAGCTGCAGCACGGCAATGTCATCCCGACCGAGAGCCTCGACAGCCTGCTGGAGGCCTCCGACGTCGTCTCGTTGCACGTCCCGGACACCGAAGCGACCCGCAACATGTTCGGCGCCGATGAAATCGCCAAGATGAAGAAGGGCAGTTTTCTCATCAACAACGCCCGTGGCAAGGTGGTCGACATCGACGCCCTCGCCGCCGCGCTGAAATCCGGCCACCTGGCCGGCGCCGCCATCGACGTCTTCCCGGTCGAGCCGAAATCCAACAAGGACGAATTCGTTTCGCCGCTGCGCGGTCTCGACAACGTCATCCTGACGCCCCATGTCGGCGGCTCGACGGAAGAGGCCCAGGACCGGATCGGCGAGGAAGTCTCCAAGCGGCTGGTGGAATATTCCGATGTCGGCTCCACGATCGGCGCGGTCTCCTTCCCGCAGGTGCAACTGCCCAAGGGCACGGAGGCGACGCGCTTCATCCAGGTCCACCACAACGCACCGGGCGCCATGCGCACGCTGAACGACCTGTTCACAAGGCACAACCTCAACATCTTCGCCCAGTACATGCAGTCTCACCAGGACATCGGTTACGTCGTCCTGGACGTCGACAGCCGTGTCGAGGACCCGGTCAGCATCCTGGAAGAGATCCGCGCCCTGCCGAACACCATCCGGGCACGGTTGCTGAACCGGGTGTGA
- the ilvN gene encoding acetolactate synthase small subunit: MNAQNVDAPSAYFLAEVSNEIETHTLSLLVDNEPGVLARVIGLFSGRGYNIDSLTVSETEHEKHLSRITIVTTGTPMIIEQIRHQLDRLVPVHRVTDLTVRAKRINQDKPLERELALVKVAGTGEKRLEALRLADAFRTTVIDATTEHFVFEITGRTSKIEQFISIMKPLGLVEVSRTGVAAVQRGPEGL; encoded by the coding sequence ATGAACGCCCAGAATGTTGATGCGCCTTCCGCCTATTTCCTGGCCGAAGTCAGCAATGAAATCGAAACCCACACGCTATCGCTTCTCGTCGACAACGAACCGGGCGTGCTCGCCCGCGTCATCGGCCTGTTTTCGGGCCGCGGCTACAACATCGACAGCCTGACCGTGTCGGAGACCGAGCACGAGAAGCACCTGTCGCGGATCACCATCGTGACCACCGGCACGCCGATGATCATCGAGCAGATCCGCCACCAGCTCGACCGCCTGGTGCCGGTGCACCGGGTGACCGACCTGACGGTCCGCGCCAAGCGCATCAACCAGGACAAGCCGCTGGAGCGGGAACTGGCCCTGGTGAAGGTCGCCGGCACCGGCGAGAAGCGCCTGGAGGCCCTGCGCCTGGCGGATGCCTTCCGCACCACGGTAATCGACGCCACCACCGAGCATTTCGTCTTCGAGATCACCGGCCGCACCTCCAAGATCGAGCAGTTCATCTCGATCATGAAACCGCTCGGCCTGGTCGAGGTCTCCCGCACCGGCGTCGCCGCCGTGCAGCGCGGGCCGGAGGGGCTTTAA